The genomic region GATGTCGATGCCGCGGGCCGCGATGTCGGTGGCCACCAGGATGTCGTAGCGGCCGTTGCGGAAACCGTCGATGGCCCGCTGGCGCTTGTTCTGGGGCATGTTGCCCTGCAGGGCGGAGACCCGGTGGCCCTGCTTCTCCAGGACCGTGGCCAGGCTGCGCGCGCGGTGCTTCGTCCGCGTGAAGATCAGGACGCGGCCCGACGCGTGGGATTTCAGCATCTTCTGCAGCAGGGGGCGGCGCAGGCTGTCGGTGACGGGGTAGAGGGCGTGCGAGACGGTCTCGGCCGGCGCCCGCGCGTCCACCTGTACGGTGATGGGATCCTTGAGCACCTGGTCCGCCAGGGTGCGGATGTAGCTCGGCATGGTGGCCGAGAAGAAGAGGTTCTGCCGCTTCTCGGGCAGCTTGGCGATGATGCGCCTGATGTCGGGCAAGAATCCCATGTCGAACATGTGGTCGGCCTCGTCCAGGACCAGCACCTCCAGGTGCGAGAGGTCGATGTCGCCGGAGAGCATGTGGTCGAGCAGTCGGCCCGGGCAGGCGACGACCAGTTCGACGCCCCGGCGCAAGGCATCGAGCTGGGGGTTCTTGCTCACGCCGCCGTAGAGGGTGACGCTGCGCAGGTCGGTCTCGCGGCCGAGCTTCTTGAAGTCGTCGTTGATCTGTTCGGCCAGCTCGCGCGTGGGGGCGATGATCAGGGCGCGCGGGTGGCCCAACTCGCCGTCTAGCAGCCGCTCGAGGATGGGCAGCGCGAAGGCGGCGGTCTTGCCGGTCCCGGTCTGCGCCAGGCCGAGCACGTCGTGCCCGCCGAGGATGGCGGGAATGGCCTCTTCCTGGATGGGGGTGGGGCGGGTGTACCCCGCCGCCTTGATCCCCGCTTCGATCCAGGGGTCGAAATCGAACTTGTTGAAACTCATCGAGTGATGCTCCTGACTCCGTTGAGCCAAGGTGCATTCTCTCAGCTCGTCGATGCATGGGGTCGGAAAAGGGTGGGATGACGTGTGTCTTCAGGTCGTCCTATGTGCCGGGGAAGATAGTATCTTATGCCCCGCTCCGCCACCGGAAGATAATATCCCTTCAATTCCCTAGTCCGCGTTCACGTCCACCAGCACCACTCCCTCCGAATTCCTCACCGTGATCGACGTCACGGGTTCCGTCAGCGTGCCGTTGGCCCGCAGGCGGCGCATGGGCGGATCCAGGGCCACCTCGACCGCGGTCGCGTCACCGTAGGAATCGCAGTCGCGTGTGTCCTGGGGACGGACCAGCACCCGCCCGAAGGTGTACTCGCGGGCGTAGATCCGGTAGGTGCCGGAGCAGCCGGCTTGACCGCTCTGCAGGATGTACCCCTCGTCCAGCGGGTCGCCGAGGTCGTACTCGTAGGCGAGCGACCATTCCCCGGTGAAGTCGTCGAGGGAGGCGTTGTCGTTGCAGAACGAGGGATCGAAGTAGGCGACACCCGGGCTGTCGGGCATGCCGCGCACGTAGTAGTAGCTCGCCAGGCGCCACATGCGGTAGCGGTCGTCCCGGGTGGCGGAGTTGCCGGGCGTGTAGCCGCCGGGGCCGGAATCGCACATCCGGCCGTTGAGGTCGACGATGACGCCGTTGTCCATGGCGCGACGCACCTGGTCGGCGAAGCTGCCGTAGCCCGACGACGTCCAGTCGTACGGCTTGTGGACCAGCTCCAGGGTCACGCCGCCGGCGGCCGTGTACTCGTTCTCCGACAGGTCGACCCAGTAGTA from bacterium harbors:
- a CDS encoding DEAD/DEAH box helicase, whose translation is MSFNKFDFDPWIEAGIKAAGYTRPTPIQEEAIPAILGGHDVLGLAQTGTGKTAAFALPILERLLDGELGHPRALIIAPTRELAEQINDDFKKLGRETDLRSVTLYGGVSKNPQLDALRRGVELVVACPGRLLDHMLSGDIDLSHLEVLVLDEADHMFDMGFLPDIRRIIAKLPEKRQNLFFSATMPSYIRTLADQVLKDPITVQVDARAPAETVSHALYPVTDSLRRPLLQKMLKSHASGRVLIFTRTKHRARSLATVLEKQGHRVSALQGNMPQNKRQRAIDGFRNGRYDILVATDIAARGIDITDVTHVINYDMPSTVDAYTHRIGRTGRALRSGTAYTLATQADEPLVHRVEKVLHAAIERRTLEGFDYGSFSPQNQGYRSTEKKAALSRSDHRGGMTAPPQRRGTQRRRRISKRG